The following is a genomic window from Opitutus sp. GAS368.
ATTTCGGGTAGTCGAAGCCGGAGAGATTGTTGACCCGCACCTGGGCCCGCAGTCCGCGATGCTCGCCCTTCCACGGGAACCAGCGGCTGAGGTCAACCTGGGCATAGGCATCGAGCTGCCAGTAGGGCTTGATGTGGTCGCTGCCCTGCGCCGCCTGCTCCAGCAGCGGCAGGATGCGCGAGTGGAAATACTGCCCGTCGAGTCCGAAGCCGAAGCGGCGGTTCGACCAGCCGGCGCCGAAGTTCGCCCGGTAGCGCAGGAGCGGGGTGGTACCGTCGGGATGGTTCACCTGGTCCACCACCGGCGAGTTGGCGAAGATCTGCCGTTCATAGCGTTGGTAGTAGAACAGCCGGCCGCGCAGCTCCAGCGTGCCGCCGAGGCAGCCGGTCCAGGCATAGTCCAGCGCGGCGTTCCAGTTTTGCGAATGGCGCCACGAGGCGTTCACGCTGCCGGTGATCAGCCGGGTCACCCGGCCCACGCTGTGCGGGTCGCCGGGCGCGGGGGACGCGCGCACGACATGGTCGGGGAACAGCGCCTCGACGTTGAGCACCTTCACCGGCGTGTCGAGGGCGAGAATCTCATTGGTCTTGCGCGTGTCGACAAAGTCGAGCGAGGCGCGGAAACGGTGTTCAACCCCGCGCGTGAAGATGAGCCCGGCCGTCTGCGTGATCGCGTCCTCGGGCGGCAGGCTGGTGTCGACCGCCTCGTCCACCCGCATGGCGTAGGTCTCGTTCCGCAACGGGTCGTAGACATCCTGCAGGTTCACCCCGCCGCCCGGGCCCGCCGGCGCGGTCACGGTCTTGCTCAGCTGCGGCGTCGGAAAGCGGTTCGAGGTCGTGAGGCTGGCCCGGAAGGTCAGGCCGCCGGCAAAATCGGCCTTCAGGCCGAGGGTCGGCGCGGTGTTGACTTCATTGGCCTGGGAGGAGGCGATGTGGCGCACCGCGAGATCGGCCTCGAGCGCATGCAGCCAAGGCGGCAGCCAGCGGGCGGGCAGCAACGGGGCTTGGAGCTCGCCGAACACGCTGTAGCGCGCGAGCGTGCGACCCGTCTTCACCGTCGGGTCGGTGGCCGGGGTGCCATCGGCGTAGACGTCGTCCTCGCGGTAATCGGCCAGCCGGAGCAGGCGGTAGTCCAGGCCGGCGATGACGGACGCGCGACCGGTGGGCAGCCGGAGCGACTGGTTGGAGACACGGAACGCGGCGTCGAAGGTGTCGTAATCGCCGAGCGTGACGAAACGGTCCTTGCCGCCGCGGTAGATGAGCACGCGGTCATAGAACTCCTGGGGCGGACCGGACACCTGGGTGTCGCGCAGCGGGTTGTAGCGCCCCCCGTCGACGAGCTCCTGCCACCGGGCGGAGTCGGCGCCGGCGAGCCCGCGATATTTCACCACGTTGCGCGCATACTGGCCGTCGAGCGAGACCCGCCAGTCGGAAGGCAGCCGCAGCAGCAACCCGGCCACGCCCGAGGTGAACTCGATGCGGGCCTCGCTGTAATCATTGCCGAGGAGCGGCGCGGTGTCGTTCAACGCGACGAGCACATCCCGGCCGAAGGGGTTGCGCGGGGCCGCGGCGGGCAGCGTGAGTTCGGCGGAAAGGACGTCGAGGCCGCGGTTCATGACGGTGGTGGAATGCGTGACATCCACCCCGAGCTGCAGCCAGCCCACCGGATCGTAACTGACCGAGCCGAAGTAGACCGTGCGGCGCTGCCGCCGGCCGTAGGGGGAGTCCAGGCTGGTTGGCGACGCCGACAGGCCTCCGGGCGAATCGTAGAAATCCAAACTGCGGAGTCCGGCCCGGTCGCTGAAGGCCGCGAGGCCGGCCGTGCCATCGGCGCCCGGGGCGACCGAGGTGAAGCTGGCGGAACCGCCGCCGAAGAGGGGCGAGCCATCCGTGCTGCGCACGTTGGGCGTCGCCCGGAAAATGGGATCGGCCGGCACGGGCAGCGTCGCCGCATGGGCGCGGCGGAAGCCGAGCTCGGCCTCCGTCGGCGGCACGGCGGTGGTGTAGACCGCGTTGACGCGCACCCGCAACCGGCCGTCGAGCAGCGACTGGCCGTGCTGGAACGAGACGGAGGACTGGGGGGCGTCGAAGCCGCGCAGGGCGTTCGTGTAGGTGGTGGTGATCTCGGTCGCGGTCACGTCGGGCCGCAGCACGATGTTGATGACGCCGCCGACGGGATTGCCGCTGTAGAGGGCGGACGCGGACGCGGGCAGCACCTCCACCTGCTGGATGAGGCTGAGCGGGACAAAGTTCACGTCGGGCGGCAGCGTCGGCGTGACACTCGTTTGGATCTCGGGCAGGCGCCGGCCGTTGATCAGGATCACGGTCTCGTTTTCGTCGTAGCCGCGGAGCCGGAGATTGGCGCTGCCGGCGAGACTGTCCGCAAAATTGAACGAGCCGCTCTGCTCCGGCGGCTGCGTGGCGGCGTCGCCCTCGAGAATCACCCGTTGCAGGAACTCGTTGAGCGCGACGACGCCGCTGCGGGTGATCTGTTCGCGGGTGTAGAGCGCGTAGGGCAGGGCGTCGTTTTCCGTGCGCGGCAGGTCGAGGTTGCCGGTGGCCCGGCGCGGGCCGAGGAGCGCCGCGCTGTCGTCCAGCGGCCGCATCCGGACGGAGCGTCCCTGCACGATGTAGGGCTCGAGGCGCTCGAGTTCGCGGGCGGGTTGCAGGTGCTGGGCGGGCAGCCACGACAACTGGCTCGCCTCGATCTCCACGTCTTGCAGCTGCACCGGCTGGTAGCCCTCGCCGGCGACGAAGAGCTCGTGCCGGCCCGGCGGCACACCCGCGAGGGTGAATTCACCCGACGCATCCGACCGGGTGGAAAGGCGCGTGCCGGAGATGGCGACGGTGACGCCCGCGGCGGGCGAGCCGGCGGCCGTGAGCAGCCGGCCGCGGATGGTGCCGGTCGGCCGGGCCGCGGCGATGACGATGAATTTGCCGGGAAGCTTGCGGCGGGCGGCGAAACCGGTGTTTTCCAGCAGGCGGGTCAGCGCGGCCTCGGGCTCGTAGACGCCGACAACAGCCCCGGCGGTCACGGGGCGCAGGTCGTCGTAGGAGAAGAGTACCTCGACGTGCGCCTGTTGCGAGAAGGCGATCAGGGCCTCCGGCGCGGGCTGGGCGGGCAGGTTGAACTCCATTGGCGTTGCCCGGGCCGTGACTGCGAGCAGGCCGCCGGCAAAGAGGAGCAGGCCGGGAGGCAGGGCGCGGCGGAAAATCACGGGCGGGCGGAGGAGTCGGGGACATCCACCTGGATGGAACCGTCGAGCCCGCGAGTGACCCGCAGGGACATGGTGTCCTCCAGGCCCGCGAGGAAACCGTCCAGGTCGTCGAGGCTGTAGGTGCCGCCCACGTGGTGTGAGGCGGCGGCGTCGGAGGCGTTGAGGCTGCGCCCGTGGTAGCGGGCGAAACGGCCGAGCGCTTCGCGCAGCGGCGTGCCGGCGAAGACCGTCAGGCCCTGACGCCAGGCGAGAGCGTTGTTGAGCTGGCCGGCCGAAAGCGGGATCACGGCCACCTGGTCCGCCGTGCGCACGAGCTGGTCGCCGGCCGCCAGCGCCCGCGGGGTGCCGCCGCCGGGACGGACCTGCACGGAACCCT
Proteins encoded in this region:
- a CDS encoding carboxypeptidase regulatory-like domain-containing protein codes for the protein MIFRRALPPGLLLFAGGLLAVTARATPMEFNLPAQPAPEALIAFSQQAHVEVLFSYDDLRPVTAGAVVGVYEPEAALTRLLENTGFAARRKLPGKFIVIAAARPTGTIRGRLLTAAGSPAAGVTVAISGTRLSTRSDASGEFTLAGVPPGRHELFVAGEGYQPVQLQDVEIEASQLSWLPAQHLQPARELERLEPYIVQGRSVRMRPLDDSAALLGPRRATGNLDLPRTENDALPYALYTREQITRSGVVALNEFLQRVILEGDAATQPPEQSGSFNFADSLAGSANLRLRGYDENETVILINGRRLPEIQTSVTPTLPPDVNFVPLSLIQQVEVLPASASALYSGNPVGGVINIVLRPDVTATEITTTYTNALRGFDAPQSSVSFQHGQSLLDGRLRVRVNAVYTTAVPPTEAELGFRRAHAATLPVPADPIFRATPNVRSTDGSPLFGGGSASFTSVAPGADGTAGLAAFSDRAGLRSLDFYDSPGGLSASPTSLDSPYGRRQRRTVYFGSVSYDPVGWLQLGVDVTHSTTVMNRGLDVLSAELTLPAAAPRNPFGRDVLVALNDTAPLLGNDYSEARIEFTSGVAGLLLRLPSDWRVSLDGQYARNVVKYRGLAGADSARWQELVDGGRYNPLRDTQVSGPPQEFYDRVLIYRGGKDRFVTLGDYDTFDAAFRVSNQSLRLPTGRASVIAGLDYRLLRLADYREDDVYADGTPATDPTVKTGRTLARYSVFGELQAPLLPARWLPPWLHALEADLAVRHIASSQANEVNTAPTLGLKADFAGGLTFRASLTTSNRFPTPQLSKTVTAPAGPGGGVNLQDVYDPLRNETYAMRVDEAVDTSLPPEDAITQTAGLIFTRGVEHRFRASLDFVDTRKTNEILALDTPVKVLNVEALFPDHVVRASPAPGDPHSVGRVTRLITGSVNASWRHSQNWNAALDYAWTGCLGGTLELRGRLFYYQRYERQIFANSPVVDQVNHPDGTTPLLRYRANFGAGWSNRRFGFGLDGQYFHSRILPLLEQAAQGSDHIKPYWQLDAYAQVDLSRWFPWKGEHRGLRAQVRVNNLSGFDYPKYANEGSGAGVQPYGDWRGRVYSLSLTATF